From a single Nymphaea colorata isolate Beijing-Zhang1983 chromosome 4, ASM883128v2, whole genome shotgun sequence genomic region:
- the LOC116253353 gene encoding uncharacterized protein LOC116253353, which translates to MDFSFNRRRPFEHSSILCDGFFANEAMRAGYVRQGLLSSHRFEETLSSTGALQWDTERQEIRAQLIAENVVRRRQLEDEIRREIALERELVFRRQSRMMEAMASVAPEVTPESHFEASLWRDNGTLNAMASSVPEVGAANRFSLAPPPLPESASAIDRFRPQSGFIGERFPAARQLNTRLVGIKRKVPPTPFSAAGSAASSERELSWLGIARKESQTYQRAWSCNICNVRCTSRESLSGHCLGKKHKAKLEESKLKKVDVSVGEFDVKTPRGNAAKNVVKTSKLDGGEGAVDEIDVKAPRRNTIKVVGKETKLKKHEHTFSKNDVDPPQRNPTIVVDASSNALLNKNLKHRTGNEKLLKSNADDRALKKLKTEDLKTDGRKKSNLPFLCERCGIRCNSVHDLGAHLKGKKHAEKLLERDKPGGANRSNAVKATAESATAMEGEVVVGNEVEAHKR; encoded by the exons ATGGATTTTAGTTTCAACCGGAGGAGGCCGTTCGAGCATTCTAGCATTCTCTGCGATGGCTTCTTTGCCAACGAAGCCATGCGAG CGGGATACGTTAGGCAGGGCCTCCTCAGCAGCCATCGATTCGAGGAAACCCTAAGTTCAACGGGGGCTCTACAATGGGATACGGAGAGGCAGGAGATCAGAGCGCAGTTGATCGCAGAGAACGTCGTGAGAAGGCGACAACTCGAGGACGAGATTCGCAGGGAGATCGCGCTCGAGCGCGAACTTGTTTTCCGGCGGCAGAGCCGGATGATGGAAGCAATGGCTTCTGTGGCTCCGGAAGTTACGCCGGAGAGCCACTTCGAAGCTTCGCTCTGGCGAGATAACGGAACGCTGAATGCCATGGCCTCTTCTGTTCCAGAAGTTGGGGCAGCGAACCGCTTCTCACTTGCTCCACCACCGTTGCCTGAGTCGGCGTCTGCAATCGATCGGTTTCGGCCTCAGTCTGGGTTTATTGGTGAGCGATTTCCGGCG GCTAGGCAGTTAAATACTAGGCTTGTAGGAATAAAGCGGAAAGTGCCTCCAACACCCTTTTCAGCAGCGGGCTCAGCTGCATCATCTGAGAGGGAACTTTCATGGTTGGGTATTGCAAGAAAGGAAAGCCAGACATACCAGAGGGCATGGAGTTGTAACATTTGCAACGTGAGATGCACAAGCAGGGAAAGCTTGTCCGGCCACTGCCTTGGCAAAAAACACAAGGCAAAGCTAGAGGAGTCAAAACTTAAGAAAGTGGATGTTTCTGTTGGTGAATTTGACGTTAAAACACCAAGAGGAAATGCAGCCAAGAATGTTGTTAAGACATCAAAACTAGACGGAGGGGAAGGTGCTGTGGATGAGATTGACGTAAAAGCTCCCAGAAGAAATACAATCAAGGTTGTTGGCAAGGAAACAAAACTAAAGAAACATGAGCATACTTTTTCTAAGAATGATGTCGACCCCCCACAAAGAAATCCAACCATTGTTGTCGATGCTTCCAGCAATGCTCTTTTGAACAAGAACCTGAAGCACAGGACAGGTAATGAGAAGCTGTTGAAGAGTAATGCAGATGACCGCGCattgaaaaaactgaaaacggAGGACTTGAAAACCGAcgggagaaagaaaagcaatCTGCCATTCCTCTGTGAGCGTTGTGGTATTCGGTGCAATAGTGTCCATGACCTTGGAGCACATCTTAAAGGAAAGAAGCATGCTGAGAAACTGTTGGAACGTGATAAACCTGGCGGTGCCAATAGATCTAACGCAGTAAAGGCGACTGCTGAATCGGCCACCGCGATGGAGGGGGAAGTGGTTGTCGGGAATGAGGTGGAAGCTCATAAAAGATGA